From the genome of Anabrus simplex isolate iqAnaSimp1 chromosome X, ASM4041472v1, whole genome shotgun sequence, one region includes:
- the LOC136885922 gene encoding farnesol dehydrogenase, with product MERWSGRVALVTGASAGIGAAVAYQLQDHGVHVVAVARRVDKIEEAVAKAKQDAKSRGRYHETKAKPGKLYAKKCDVSKEEDILALFKWIKETLAGVDILINNAALGKDTGLTGAPTEDWKIQLDLNILGLSICTREAVQNMRARGVDDGHIIHISSIGGHQVRRHDSAMYCATKHAVMALTEGLRKDFVEHKSNMKVSCVSPGVVRTEFLKNLPKYNTEEFHKLPGLYSEDVGEAILYALGTPPHVQIHEIIIKPVGELF from the exons ATGGAGCGTTGGTCAGGTCGTGTAGCTTTAGTGACAGGAGCTAGTGCTGGTATAGGTGCAGCTGTAGCCTACCAGTTACAAGACCACGGAGTTCATGTCGTAGCTGTGGCGCGGAGAGTGGACAAGATAGAG GAAGCCGTGGCCAAAGCGAAGCAGGATGCAAAAAGCCGAGGTCGGTATCACGAAACCAAAGCGAAGCCTGGTAAACTGTATGCCAAGAAATGTGACGTCTCTAAGGAGGAAGACATCCTGGCTCTCTTCAAATGGATAAAGGAAACACTGGCTGGTGTCGATATTCTGATCAACAACGCTGCACTTGGAAAGGATACCGGTCTAACAG GTGCCCCAACAGAAGACTGGAAGATTCAGTTGGATCTTAATATTCTTGGACTCTCCATCTGCACTCGTGAAGCTGTTCAGAATATGAGGGCAAGAGGAGTGGATGATGGACACATCATTCATATCAGCAG CATTGGTGGACACCAGGTGCGAAGACACGATAGCGCCATGTACTGCGCTACCAAGCACGCTGTGATGGCTCTCACAGAAGGACTGAGGAAGGACTTCGTGGAACACAAGAGTAACATGAAAGTGTCG TGCGTGAGCCCTGGAGTTGTGAGAACTGAATTCTTGAAAAATCTCCCTAAGTACAATACCGAGGAATTTCATAAGTTGCCTGGCCTCTACTCAGAAGATGTTGGTGAAGCTATACTTTACGCTCTTGGAACACCTCCTCATGTGCAG ATTCACGAGATTATCATCAAACCTGTCGGAGAACTCTTTTGA